One stretch of Rosistilla oblonga DNA includes these proteins:
- a CDS encoding prenyltransferase/squalene oxidase repeat-containing protein has translation MYQRWKFRHARRLFVTAALVAVTAGSAIAQPAAEGTKTETVSKSEAQRREIVDKGLAYLAKQGQSDAGTFSDKVGPGVTALALTSALRNGRTAKDPMVAAGLKALEGFVKPDGGIYGNGRLRNYETCVAMVCFSEANSGGQYNEILKRAKDFVTGIQYGQGKRDPSDPWYGGVGYGGDGRPDLSNTGYFIEALRAAEVEPNDPAIQRALVFISRCQNLDSKHNDTQFAGKVDDGGFYYEIPTTKIDPSTSDERFTPNGGLRSYGSMSYNGLKSMIYAGLTTNDPRVQAAVQWITDHYDVENNPGMGSAGLYYYYHTFASALQTSGMKTVKDADGKNHDWRSDLIAELADRQQPDGSWSNDNRRWFESDKNLATSFALMALSYCAPAK, from the coding sequence ATGTATCAACGATGGAAATTCCGCCACGCGCGACGCCTTTTTGTCACCGCCGCTCTGGTGGCGGTAACCGCTGGCAGCGCGATCGCTCAACCGGCCGCGGAGGGGACGAAAACGGAAACCGTTTCGAAGTCGGAAGCTCAGCGTCGCGAGATTGTCGACAAGGGACTGGCCTATCTGGCAAAGCAGGGGCAATCGGACGCCGGCACCTTCTCCGATAAAGTTGGCCCCGGGGTGACCGCCTTGGCGCTGACATCGGCGCTGCGAAACGGTCGGACTGCAAAGGATCCGATGGTCGCGGCGGGGCTCAAGGCACTCGAAGGATTCGTTAAGCCCGACGGCGGAATCTACGGCAACGGACGGCTGCGGAATTATGAGACCTGCGTTGCGATGGTCTGTTTCTCCGAAGCCAATTCGGGTGGTCAGTACAACGAAATTTTGAAGCGTGCCAAAGACTTTGTGACGGGGATCCAATACGGTCAAGGCAAACGCGATCCGTCGGATCCGTGGTACGGCGGCGTCGGATATGGTGGCGACGGTCGGCCCGATCTCTCCAACACCGGCTACTTTATCGAAGCCCTTCGCGCGGCGGAGGTCGAGCCAAACGATCCGGCGATCCAACGGGCGTTGGTCTTTATCTCGCGGTGTCAGAACCTGGACAGCAAACACAACGACACGCAATTTGCCGGCAAGGTCGACGACGGCGGCTTCTATTACGAGATCCCAACAACCAAGATCGACCCAAGCACTTCGGACGAACGCTTTACGCCCAACGGCGGTCTCCGCAGTTACGGATCGATGTCTTACAACGGTCTGAAGAGCATGATCTATGCAGGGCTGACCACCAACGACCCGCGAGTGCAGGCGGCGGTGCAGTGGATCACCGATCACTACGACGTGGAAAATAATCCGGGCATGGGCTCGGCCGGTCTTTATTACTACTACCACACCTTCGCCTCGGCGCTGCAAACCTCGGGCATGAAAACCGTAAAGGATGCCGACGGGAAGAATCACGATTGGCGATCCGATCTGATCGCAGAGCTTGCTGATCGTCAGCAGCCCGATGGATCGTGGTCGAACGACAACCGTCGCTGGTTCGAGAGCGATAAGAACCTGGCAACCAGTTTCGCATTGATGGCGTTGTCCTATTGTGCTCCCGCCAAATAA
- a CDS encoding DUF1501 domain-containing protein, whose protein sequence is MFQHPQLPRRQAIQAGAVGLLGLGMSHLDRLRAEGAASFESARAKNVIYIFLSGGLAQHESFDMKPDAPAEIRGEFQPIATRTPGLQICEHLPQLAARSEKWSLVRSLTHPHNEHSMGHMVMLSGRSDLPTGFSPNGPKHTDHPSIAAIAGQVTQSVNNLPPAIMLPEKLVHRSGRVLPGQFGGQMGPGTDPFLLDCCSTNRQAYGAWPEYGFHHARGSENPKGLSFGLPSLQLPDAISKGRLGSRVDLLAELQSQQRGLRKLAEVDSFDRFQERALSMLADGKMSKALDVVDADPKTLDRYGRHVFGWSLLLARRLVGAGVNLVQVNLGNNETWDTHGNAFPNLKNYLLPPMDQAVAALLDDLDASGQLDETLIVMAGEFGRTPKISHLPSAYAHPGRDHWGACQSVFLAGGGIEGGRVVGSSDQHGGWPKDSPQTPENFAATIYSALGLPRTSYWHDLLDRPMPIYHGDPMPGLT, encoded by the coding sequence ATGTTCCAGCACCCACAACTTCCCCGCCGCCAGGCGATCCAAGCTGGTGCCGTCGGTCTGCTCGGCCTCGGCATGTCCCATCTGGATCGATTGCGAGCCGAAGGTGCCGCGTCGTTCGAATCGGCCCGCGCGAAGAACGTGATCTACATTTTTCTGTCGGGCGGTCTAGCCCAGCACGAGAGCTTCGACATGAAGCCCGACGCCCCGGCGGAAATCCGCGGCGAGTTCCAACCGATCGCCACTCGCACGCCGGGGCTGCAGATCTGCGAGCACTTGCCTCAACTGGCCGCTCGCAGCGAGAAGTGGTCGTTGGTCCGCAGCCTAACGCATCCCCACAACGAACACTCGATGGGACACATGGTGATGCTCTCGGGACGCTCCGATCTGCCGACCGGATTCAGTCCCAACGGTCCCAAACATACCGACCATCCATCGATCGCCGCGATCGCCGGACAGGTGACGCAATCGGTCAACAACCTGCCGCCAGCGATCATGCTGCCGGAGAAGTTGGTCCATCGATCGGGCCGCGTTTTGCCCGGTCAATTCGGCGGACAGATGGGGCCGGGGACCGATCCGTTTTTGCTGGACTGCTGCAGCACCAATCGCCAGGCCTACGGCGCATGGCCCGAATATGGATTCCATCACGCTCGGGGATCAGAGAATCCGAAAGGGCTCTCGTTTGGCCTGCCCAGCTTGCAATTGCCTGATGCGATATCCAAAGGCCGACTGGGCAGCCGTGTCGATTTGTTAGCCGAACTGCAATCGCAGCAGCGTGGACTGCGGAAGCTGGCCGAAGTCGACAGCTTCGATCGCTTCCAAGAACGAGCGTTGTCGATGTTGGCCGACGGAAAGATGAGCAAAGCCTTGGACGTCGTCGACGCCGATCCCAAGACGCTCGACCGCTACGGCCGACATGTCTTCGGTTGGTCGCTGCTGCTTGCGAGACGATTGGTCGGCGCCGGCGTGAACTTGGTTCAAGTCAACCTTGGCAACAACGAAACCTGGGATACGCATGGCAACGCGTTTCCGAACCTGAAGAACTATCTATTGCCGCCGATGGATCAAGCCGTCGCGGCGCTGTTGGATGATCTCGACGCGTCGGGCCAATTGGACGAGACCCTGATCGTGATGGCGGGCGAATTCGGCCGGACTCCAAAAATCTCGCACCTTCCGAGCGCCTACGCCCACCCGGGACGCGACCACTGGGGCGCTTGCCAGTCGGTCTTTTTGGCCGGCGGCGGAATCGAAGGAGGCCGCGTGGTCGGATCGTCCGATCAACATGGCGGTTGGCCCAAGGACAGCCCACAGACTCCCGAGAACTTTGCCGCGACGATCTATTCCGCGCTCGGGCTTCCCCGCACGTCCTACTGGCACGATCTGCTGGATCGCCCGATGCCAATCTATCACGGCGATCCGATGCCGGGGCTGACTTAA
- a CDS encoding Gfo/Idh/MocA family protein, translating to MHGNICRWGILSAAAIAKKNWDSIRNSGNGQVVAVASRSAEKAQAFIAACQASAPVPHAVDALGSYDDLLARSDIDAVYIPLPTGLRTDWVVKAANAGKHVMVEKPCGVTVDDVQRMIDACNANNVQFMDGVMYMHSKRMAEMRRVLDDGSSVGTIRRITSQFSFCAPEDWVQSNIRAGSDLEPAGCLGDLGWYTIRFILFAMNYQMPTEVRGRILHSVCRDESGQAVPMEFQGELHFEGGASASFYNSFRTNHQQLGHISGDKGYLQVNDFVLPFLGNTSSFEVANHNFVEDGCRFTMEQHSRQVGVAEYSNNAADAQETQLFRKFSELVLSGTRDPFWPKVSLKTQAILDAALRSANHEGRAETVPMFND from the coding sequence ATGCATGGAAATATTTGTCGTTGGGGAATCTTGAGCGCCGCAGCGATCGCTAAGAAGAACTGGGATTCGATTCGAAATTCGGGAAACGGCCAGGTCGTGGCGGTCGCTAGCCGATCGGCGGAGAAGGCTCAGGCGTTCATCGCCGCGTGCCAGGCGTCGGCTCCAGTACCGCACGCGGTTGATGCCCTCGGCAGCTACGACGATCTGCTGGCTCGCAGCGATATCGATGCGGTTTACATTCCGTTGCCGACCGGTCTGCGGACCGACTGGGTCGTCAAAGCTGCCAATGCTGGCAAGCACGTGATGGTCGAAAAACCCTGCGGCGTGACGGTCGACGATGTGCAGCGGATGATCGATGCATGCAACGCCAACAACGTCCAGTTCATGGATGGCGTGATGTATATGCACAGCAAACGGATGGCCGAGATGCGTCGGGTCTTGGACGATGGCAGCAGCGTCGGGACGATTCGCCGAATCACCAGCCAGTTCAGTTTCTGTGCTCCCGAAGATTGGGTTCAGAGCAATATTCGGGCGGGCAGCGATCTGGAGCCGGCCGGATGTCTGGGCGATCTGGGCTGGTATACGATCCGCTTCATTCTGTTTGCGATGAACTATCAGATGCCGACGGAAGTCCGGGGGCGGATTTTGCATTCGGTTTGCCGCGACGAGAGTGGCCAGGCGGTACCGATGGAGTTTCAAGGGGAGCTGCATTTTGAAGGAGGAGCGTCGGCGTCGTTCTACAACTCCTTCCGAACCAACCATCAGCAGCTGGGCCATATCAGCGGCGACAAAGGTTATCTGCAGGTCAACGATTTTGTCCTCCCTTTCCTCGGGAACACCTCCAGCTTTGAAGTCGCCAACCACAACTTCGTCGAAGATGGATGTCGGTTCACGATGGAACAGCATTCCCGCCAGGTCGGCGTCGCGGAATACAGCAACAATGCGGCCGATGCGCAGGAGACTCAGTTGTTTCGAAAGTTCTCGGAACTGGTGCTGTCGGGGACACGCGACCCCTTCTGGCCCAAAGTGTCTTTGAAAACTCAGGCGATTCTCGATGCGGCTCTGCGGTCGGCGAATCACGAAGGGCGTGCGGAAACCGTCCCGATGTTCAACGATTAA
- a CDS encoding prenyltransferase/squalene oxidase repeat-containing protein, with protein MSLSLSRRAMLRDTAAAGLALSLAAGSAPRAVAAKRDPRWEESIQRGLDWLARTQSSRGQWNAQHYPTALAALAGAAMIGSGSTTTQGPYARPIARATDFLISKCRDNGLIGDPLTDSRYTYGHGFSMLFLSQVLGEEGLVDRRRELVDVLSKAVQFSGYAQTPAGGWGYVSARDGNNFDEGSTTITQVQGLRGCRNAGIPVPGEIIEKAKQYIYECKNADGGISYSSRQTGSSRPAITAAALAALYNAGDYDGEHVPDMLDYAKKSLHRISGEQQAYGHWHYTYLYYSQVVYRQGEAEWAPFRDKLYDRIVGEQKADGYWEGQIHPVYVTACNLIMLQLDKGYLPIYQR; from the coding sequence ATGTCATTATCGCTCTCTCGACGCGCGATGCTCCGCGATACGGCCGCGGCCGGTCTGGCTCTTTCGCTTGCGGCCGGTTCCGCCCCGCGAGCGGTTGCTGCCAAACGCGACCCGCGTTGGGAAGAATCGATCCAACGAGGGCTCGATTGGCTGGCGCGAACCCAGTCGTCGCGGGGGCAATGGAACGCCCAGCACTATCCGACCGCCCTGGCCGCGCTAGCCGGTGCGGCGATGATCGGGTCGGGATCGACGACCACTCAAGGGCCTTATGCCCGCCCCATCGCCCGAGCGACCGATTTTCTGATCAGCAAATGCCGCGATAACGGTTTGATCGGTGATCCGTTAACCGATTCCCGGTACACCTACGGCCACGGCTTTTCGATGCTGTTTTTGTCGCAGGTGCTTGGCGAAGAGGGGCTTGTCGATCGTCGCCGTGAACTTGTCGACGTGTTGTCTAAAGCGGTTCAGTTCAGCGGGTACGCGCAGACGCCGGCGGGTGGTTGGGGATACGTGTCGGCTCGCGACGGAAACAACTTCGACGAGGGGAGCACCACGATCACGCAGGTCCAAGGTTTGCGAGGCTGTCGCAACGCCGGGATCCCCGTGCCTGGCGAGATCATCGAAAAGGCAAAGCAATACATCTACGAGTGCAAAAACGCCGACGGCGGGATCAGTTACAGTTCGCGGCAGACCGGCAGCAGTCGCCCGGCGATCACCGCGGCGGCCCTGGCGGCGCTGTACAACGCGGGGGATTACGACGGCGAACATGTTCCCGACATGCTCGATTACGCCAAGAAGAGCCTGCATCGGATCAGCGGCGAGCAGCAGGCATACGGCCACTGGCACTACACCTATCTCTATTACAGCCAAGTCGTCTACCGGCAGGGCGAAGCCGAATGGGCTCCGTTTCGCGACAAGCTGTACGATCGGATCGTCGGCGAACAGAAGGCCGACGGCTATTGGGAAGGTCAGATCCACCCGGTCTACGTGACCGCATGCAATCTGATCATGCTGCAGTTGGATAAAGGTTACCTGCCGATCTATCAGCGATAG
- the kdsB gene encoding 3-deoxy-manno-octulosonate cytidylyltransferase, with the protein MLNAKIVIPARLASTRLPEKLLRVVAGKSILQRTYEAASRSRRAASMIVAVDDPRLLAEVERFGGNAMMTSVDCQSGTDRVAEAALADDQADVFVNVQGDEPEIDPDAIDLVVDLLEQHPEAYAATLATPIRDAADLKNPNCVKVVLETGGYALYFSRSPIPLPRDQDFQALVDHDPPLCWQHIGLYAYRREVLQWFTQQAPSPLELTERLEQLRLLEAGRRIVVGKIDHPAIGIDTEEDLRAFERKLAAEG; encoded by the coding sequence ATGCTCAACGCCAAGATTGTCATTCCGGCGCGACTGGCGTCGACACGATTGCCTGAAAAACTGCTGCGGGTCGTCGCGGGGAAATCAATTTTGCAGCGTACCTACGAGGCGGCCAGCCGATCGCGGCGAGCCGCTTCGATGATCGTGGCGGTCGACGATCCGCGATTGCTGGCGGAAGTCGAGCGTTTTGGCGGCAACGCGATGATGACGTCGGTCGATTGCCAAAGCGGGACCGACCGAGTCGCCGAAGCGGCCCTCGCCGATGACCAAGCCGACGTCTTCGTGAACGTTCAAGGCGACGAACCGGAGATCGATCCCGATGCGATCGATCTAGTCGTCGATCTGTTGGAACAGCATCCCGAAGCCTACGCGGCGACGCTAGCAACTCCGATTCGTGACGCTGCCGATCTGAAGAACCCCAACTGCGTCAAAGTCGTGCTGGAGACGGGCGGATATGCGTTGTACTTCAGCCGCAGCCCGATCCCGCTGCCTCGCGATCAAGACTTCCAGGCGCTGGTCGATCACGACCCGCCACTCTGCTGGCAGCACATCGGCCTGTATGCCTACCGCCGCGAAGTGCTGCAGTGGTTCACTCAGCAGGCCCCCAGCCCGCTGGAGCTGACCGAACGGCTGGAACAATTGCGATTGCTGGAAGCAGGCCGGCGGATCGTGGTCGGCAAGATCGACCATCCCGCGATCGGAATCGATACCGAAGAGGATCTGCGAGCGTTCGAACGCAAACTGGCCGCTGAAGGCTAA
- a CDS encoding 3-keto-disaccharide hydrolase, with protein MKHLFHCSIALLFVSALARPSVAQEEGFTQLFDGKSLSGWKASENTDSWSVKDGTLMCDGPRSHLFYEGDLAPFKDFHFKADVMTTPGSNAGIYFHTKFQQEGWPVKGYECQVNVTHKDPKKSSSLYAVDNVAAPPVKDNEWYTQEIIVKGRHIVLKLNGETMVDYTEPENKQADNSGFDRRLSEGTFALQAHDPDSVVYFKNLRVKKLD; from the coding sequence ATGAAACATTTATTCCATTGCTCGATCGCTTTGCTGTTTGTCTCCGCTCTGGCCCGTCCCTCGGTCGCTCAAGAGGAAGGCTTCACCCAGTTGTTCGACGGCAAGTCGCTCAGCGGTTGGAAGGCGTCGGAAAACACCGACAGCTGGTCGGTCAAAGATGGCACGCTGATGTGTGATGGCCCGCGCAGCCACCTGTTCTACGAAGGCGATCTCGCGCCGTTCAAGGACTTCCACTTCAAAGCCGACGTGATGACAACTCCCGGCAGCAACGCCGGTATCTATTTCCACACCAAGTTCCAGCAAGAGGGTTGGCCCGTGAAGGGCTACGAGTGCCAGGTCAACGTCACTCACAAGGACCCGAAGAAGAGCAGCAGTCTGTACGCGGTCGATAACGTCGCTGCACCGCCCGTGAAAGACAACGAGTGGTACACGCAGGAGATCATCGTCAAAGGACGCCACATCGTGCTGAAGCTGAACGGCGAGACGATGGTCGATTACACCGAACCGGAGAACAAGCAAGCCGACAATTCAGGCTTCGATCGCCGGCTCAGCGAAGGTACGTTTGCGTTGCAAGCGCACGACCCCGACAGCGTCGTCTACTTCAAGAACCTTCGCGTCAAGAAACTCGACTGA
- a CDS encoding serine/threonine protein kinase yields MSEFSTQRTTQLPLDGGFDTDAPTVRRLADAGDGSESGVAPAMGMGSSRVETAQTVIRRSGGQLPPPPSEQATPAEVAKVLEGAELGNFRLQCLIGGGGMGAVFRAADTRLDRTVAIKVIPRVGEDPDLQRRFKNEAQSAAKLDHPNIARVYDVGQENGWHYIVFEHIDGINLRDLVAQEGVLSIDDAVYYTRQVAEALEHANERGVVHRDIKPSNVLVTSSGQVKLVDMGLARSQHVEVTDDMTASGVTLGTFDYISPEQARDPREADVRSDLYSLGCTLYFILVGRPPFPGGSIVQKLMNHGNAAPPNPAVFRPEIHPDLTAIIHKLLAKKPSDRYPRPADAIADLHHLSKQLGLTRSAAMGTTSVPTPSVWPSLLQQHLPWIVAVSLLLLSTVWIQMMSAGESDLQIPRPDELRARPQSIAGAVASTETPSATPSETNEGAGNSPTAVDTEAARQRLAAAELKDATNDPPPVPWTTLIVNPSARADDPRAVTTLLDALEKAKSNTTIDTIELRADELEVAQLRIPRSGLKIRVAEGFAGMVILKDDAMPSMEPPIKIVTGGNGIAFEGIHFFWQTGSARDGGAVFGLTGQSKEKIELSDCSITIDNLARRGDVYAFQVKSNGVEPTPSRQPTATSAGLLVWLKLKNCVFRGQMTLIGMDSASRLDVEWSNGLLATTGRFLETGGAAKASFAMEQIKIKLDHVTAHCDDGFARVQLSPSASFPVTLNRSSNSCTFVSSPESRQFEVAGLDDLQTTAAQCLSMQGKSNAYQLDEDRMGVIYRASDTQGDSLEYGWTDLNDEASWFAGFEEERPKSTVIWSDIFPRGKPVHTHVPRDYLQDGVLPPGFDPATIPKLPMPTKSL; encoded by the coding sequence ATGTCAGAGTTCAGCACTCAGCGAACGACGCAGCTACCACTCGATGGCGGTTTCGATACCGATGCGCCCACGGTCCGCAGATTAGCTGACGCCGGCGATGGTTCGGAATCGGGCGTCGCCCCGGCAATGGGCATGGGATCCTCCCGAGTCGAGACCGCGCAAACGGTGATTCGTCGATCGGGCGGCCAACTGCCGCCACCACCGTCGGAACAAGCGACACCGGCAGAGGTCGCCAAGGTTCTCGAAGGAGCCGAACTGGGGAATTTCCGCCTGCAGTGCCTGATCGGCGGCGGCGGCATGGGAGCTGTCTTCCGGGCGGCCGACACGCGGTTGGACCGAACGGTGGCGATCAAAGTGATTCCACGCGTCGGCGAAGATCCCGATCTGCAGCGGCGATTCAAGAACGAAGCGCAGAGTGCGGCCAAGCTGGACCATCCCAACATCGCCCGGGTCTACGACGTCGGCCAGGAAAACGGCTGGCACTACATCGTCTTTGAACACATCGATGGGATCAACCTGCGCGACTTGGTCGCCCAAGAGGGTGTGCTGTCGATCGACGACGCGGTCTATTACACGCGGCAGGTCGCCGAGGCGTTGGAGCATGCAAACGAAAGAGGCGTGGTCCATCGCGACATCAAACCTTCGAACGTTTTGGTCACTTCCAGCGGACAGGTGAAACTTGTCGATATGGGCCTAGCGAGGTCTCAACACGTCGAAGTCACCGACGACATGACCGCCAGCGGCGTGACGCTTGGGACGTTCGATTACATCTCTCCCGAACAAGCCCGCGACCCGCGCGAAGCTGATGTCCGCAGCGACCTCTATTCGCTCGGCTGCACATTGTATTTCATCCTCGTCGGCCGACCTCCCTTCCCGGGCGGATCGATCGTTCAGAAATTGATGAACCACGGCAACGCGGCGCCTCCCAATCCAGCGGTCTTCCGTCCCGAGATCCATCCCGATCTGACGGCGATCATCCATAAATTGCTCGCGAAAAAGCCGAGCGACCGCTACCCGCGACCAGCCGACGCGATTGCCGATCTGCACCACCTGTCAAAACAATTGGGGCTCACCCGATCCGCCGCGATGGGAACGACGTCGGTCCCGACGCCCAGCGTCTGGCCGTCGCTGCTGCAGCAACATCTGCCATGGATCGTCGCGGTCAGCCTGCTTCTGCTGAGCACGGTTTGGATCCAGATGATGTCGGCTGGCGAGAGCGATCTTCAGATCCCACGCCCCGATGAACTGCGGGCCCGCCCCCAATCGATCGCCGGCGCGGTGGCGTCTACCGAAACGCCGTCAGCGACGCCCAGCGAGACCAACGAAGGTGCGGGGAACAGCCCGACAGCCGTCGACACCGAAGCGGCGCGACAGCGGCTGGCCGCGGCAGAGCTGAAAGATGCGACCAACGATCCACCGCCGGTTCCTTGGACGACGCTGATCGTGAACCCCAGCGCCCGCGCCGACGATCCCCGCGCGGTCACCACGCTTCTCGACGCGTTGGAAAAAGCGAAATCGAACACCACGATCGATACCATCGAATTGCGAGCCGATGAGCTCGAAGTCGCCCAACTGCGGATCCCTCGCAGCGGACTGAAGATTCGCGTCGCCGAAGGCTTTGCCGGCATGGTGATCCTTAAAGACGATGCGATGCCGTCGATGGAACCGCCGATCAAGATCGTCACCGGCGGGAACGGGATCGCTTTCGAAGGCATCCACTTCTTCTGGCAAACCGGATCGGCTCGCGATGGCGGCGCCGTCTTTGGGCTGACGGGCCAATCGAAAGAGAAGATCGAATTGAGCGATTGTTCGATCACGATCGACAACCTCGCTCGCCGCGGCGATGTGTATGCGTTTCAAGTCAAATCGAACGGCGTCGAACCAACTCCCAGCCGTCAACCGACGGCCACATCGGCTGGCTTGCTGGTCTGGCTGAAACTGAAAAACTGCGTCTTCCGCGGTCAGATGACGTTGATCGGAATGGATAGCGCGTCACGGCTGGACGTCGAATGGAGCAACGGTTTGCTAGCGACGACGGGCCGCTTCTTGGAGACCGGCGGCGCGGCAAAGGCTTCCTTTGCGATGGAACAGATCAAAATCAAATTGGACCATGTTACGGCTCACTGCGACGATGGCTTTGCTCGCGTCCAGCTCAGCCCGTCGGCATCGTTCCCCGTGACGCTGAACCGATCGTCCAACAGCTGCACCTTTGTATCGTCTCCCGAATCGCGGCAGTTTGAAGTCGCCGGACTCGACGACCTGCAAACGACCGCCGCCCAATGCCTGTCGATGCAAGGGAAAAGCAACGCTTACCAACTGGACGAAGACCGGATGGGAGTGATCTACCGAGCCAGCGATACCCAAGGGGACTCGCTGGAGTACGGTTGGACCGATTTAAACGATGAGGCAAGTTGGTTTGCCGGCTTCGAAGAGGAGCGTCCCAAGAGTACCGTGATCTGGTCGGATATTTTCCCTCGCGGCAAACCAGTCCACACCCACGTTCCCCGCGATTATCTGCAGGATGGCGTTTTGCCTCCCGGATTTGATCCAGCTACCATTCCAAAGCTACCAATGCCGACAAAGTCTCTGTAA
- the rsgA gene encoding ribosome small subunit-dependent GTPase A — protein MARKKNRSKIRTEFRKKHQGRARDADLTREFKTGDTERLADAHHGERVSGKGALTRHRTVFGDAIDDSNAGLNVQLDSDDALIAGRVLSVHGLQSRVMGDDGVVYSCTVRQLLKSLSTDQRHVIATGDRVAIRTADNQEGMIERVEPRSHVLSRTSRGRQHVIVANVDWLMIVTSAAEPGLKPGLIDRFLLTAEHFGITPIICINKIDLVDAAEYQQLVGTFGQLGYRVLTCSAETGQGIDFLRQVIANRETAVVGQSGVGKSSLLNVIEPGLALRVSSVSSENQKGRHTTTAAKLIPLSSGGFVVDTPGIRQFQLWDITPGEVSALMPDLRPYVSGCRYSDCLHLDEDQCVVKDAVADGRIDARRYDSYCHLLEEDLMNKGR, from the coding sequence ATGGCTCGTAAAAAGAACCGTTCGAAAATTCGCACCGAGTTTCGCAAGAAGCATCAGGGGAGGGCGCGCGATGCCGACCTGACCCGCGAATTCAAGACGGGCGATACCGAACGCTTGGCTGACGCCCACCATGGCGAACGCGTCAGCGGCAAAGGGGCTCTCACGCGGCACCGCACGGTCTTCGGCGATGCGATCGATGACTCCAATGCCGGCCTGAACGTTCAACTCGATTCCGACGATGCGTTGATCGCCGGCCGCGTGCTGAGCGTCCACGGGCTGCAGAGCCGAGTGATGGGGGACGACGGCGTCGTCTACAGCTGCACCGTTCGCCAGCTGCTTAAATCGCTCAGCACCGACCAACGGCATGTGATCGCCACCGGTGATCGCGTCGCGATCCGGACGGCCGACAACCAAGAGGGAATGATCGAACGGGTCGAGCCCCGTTCGCATGTGCTGAGCCGAACCAGTCGCGGCCGCCAGCACGTGATCGTCGCCAACGTCGACTGGTTGATGATCGTCACCAGCGCCGCCGAACCGGGACTGAAGCCGGGACTGATCGATCGCTTTCTCCTGACCGCCGAACACTTTGGCATCACGCCAATCATCTGCATCAATAAGATCGACCTGGTCGACGCGGCGGAGTATCAGCAATTGGTCGGCACCTTTGGCCAACTGGGATATCGCGTGCTGACCTGTTCAGCCGAAACAGGCCAGGGAATCGACTTCCTTCGCCAAGTGATCGCCAATCGCGAAACAGCGGTCGTGGGGCAAAGTGGCGTTGGCAAAAGCAGCCTGCTGAACGTGATCGAACCGGGGCTAGCCCTCCGCGTCTCCAGCGTCAGCTCCGAAAACCAGAAGGGTCGGCACACGACAACCGCCGCAAAACTGATCCCTCTTTCCAGCGGCGGCTTTGTCGTCGACACCCCCGGAATCCGGCAATTCCAGCTCTGGGACATCACTCCTGGCGAAGTGTCCGCCTTGATGCCCGACCTGCGACCATATGTCAGCGGCTGCCGTTATTCGGATTGCTTGCATTTGGATGAGGACCAGTGCGTGGTCAAAGATGCAGTCGCCGACGGCCGGATCGACGCGCGTCGCTACGACAGCTATTGCCATCTGCTGGAAGAAGACTTGATGAACAAAGGGCGTTGA